The Halorubrum salinarum genome segment TCACGACCGCTCGCGACCGGTCACGGACGCCCGGCCCGCGAGCCGGTCCGAACTTCCGCTGGCGTCGTCGCCCGCCGCCCCCTCAGCGGCGTCGCCCCGCGCTCCCGCCGGGCGGACCGCGAACCCGAGGCGCTCGTAGAACCCCCGCAGGTCGGCGTCGAACGTCGCGGTGACGGCCGCGACCGCGGGGTCAGACGCGCCCCGGTCGAGCGCGGCCGCGACGAGCGCGGCGCCGATCCCTTCCCCTCGGCGCGCCCGCCTGACCGCGACGGCGTCGACGTGGAGTCGGTCCGGGTCGGGTCGCACGGCGACCAGCGCGCCGACGACTCCGCCGGTCCGGGCGGAGCGGGCGACGAGCGCGTCGCCCGCGTCGATCCGGTCGTCGACGGTCGCCGCGTCGGTCGAGAGCATCGCGGCGTCGAGGACCCGGAGGACGTCGAGGCGGTCGCCGGGCGTCGCCGGCTCGACGGTCACGTCCGCGGGCGGGTCGGGGCGGGCCTCCTCGGCGGTCACGGCGGGGCGCTCGCGCCCGTCCCGCCCTTGATCAGCCGCAGGACCCGCACCTCCGGGGCGTCGACGACGCGGTCGCCCGGGACCGGCGAGCCGTCGACCAGCGCGGACGCCTCCTGCGGGTGGTAGCCCGCCTCGCGGATCAGGTCGTCGTACGTCGCGTCGGCAGCGAGGCTGTACTCGGCGGTCCCCTCGCCGACGACCTCGACGGTCACGTCCATGGGCGCGGTAGCGGGCGCGGCGGCGTCAATCGCACGGTTCCGGCGGCTCGGCTCAGCCGTCGGCCGGCTCGCGGACGTTCCACGTGTAGAGGAACCACGCGACCGCGGCGCCGACGGCGACCGCCGCCAGCGCGCCGGGCCGCGGGACCGCGCCGGTCCACGCGTCGACGACGAGGAGGCCGGTCGCGGCCGCGGCGACGACGAGCACGCGCGCCGCGTCGCGGGCGAGCGCCGCCTCGCGCTCTGGCGGTAGGTCGCCGTCGTAGCCGGCGATCAGGTCGGCCGCGTCGCCGCGGCGGATCGCCCACGCGAGAAGGAGACAGAACCCGCTGACGTGGCCGATCAGGACGGTTTCGACGATCGCCATGGTTGCTCTCGGTCGCGTCGGCCGCGGCTCAGCCGTCCAGCTCCTCGCGGAGCAGGCCGTTCACCTGGCCGGGGTCGGCGCTGCCGCCGGTCGCCTGCATCACCTGCCCGACGAGGAAGTTGATCGCGCCCTCGTCGCCGTCGTGGTAGTCAGCGACCGCGTCGGGGTTCTCGTCGATGGCGGCCGCGACCGCGGCCTCGACCTCGCCGCTCTCGGCCTTGCCGAGGTCCTCGCGCTCGATGATCGTCTCGGGGTCGTCGCCCTCGTCGAGCATCTCGCGGAGGACGGTCTCCTCGGCGTTCTTCACGGTCAGCTCGTCGGCGGCGACGAGCTCGATCAGGCGCGTGAACTCGTCGAGCCGGCCCTCGACGTCGGTGATCGCCATCTCGCGGTAGTTGAGCTCGCCGAGTAAGTTGTCGGCGACCCACGTCGCCGCGAGGTCGGGGTCGAACTCGCTGGCCACGTCCTCGAAGAAGTCCGCGACCGCCTTCGTGGAGGTGAGCTTCGAGGCCGCCTCGCGGTCGAGCCCGTACTCGTCGCGGAAGCGCTCGCGGCGGGCGTCGGGGAGCTCCGGGATCGCGATCTGCTCTTTCCAGTCGGCCACCTCCAGCGCGGGGAGGTCGCCCTCGCGGAAGTAGCGGTAGTCCTTCTCGGCCTCCTTCGAGCGCATGCCGACGGTGACGCCGCGGTCCTCGTCCCAGTGGCGGGTCTCCTGTTCGATCTCGCGGCCGCGGCGGAGGACGTTCTCCTGGCGGGTGACCTCGTAGGCGAGCGCCTGCTCCGCGCCCTTGTGGCTGGAGATGTTCTTCACCTCGGCGCGGTTCACGTCGTCGAGCGCGTCCGCGTCGATCGTCCCGTCGTCGGCGACGTGTTCGGCGGGGACTAAGGAGACGTTGGCGTCGACGCGCAGGCTCCCGTCGCGGCCGGGGTCGAACACGCCGAGGTACTCCAAGACCTCCTCCAGCTTCGCGAGGAACGCCCGCGTCTCGGCCGGCGAGCGGAAGTCCGGCTCCGTGACGATCTCCATGAGGGGAGTGCCGGCGCGGTTGTAGTTGACGAGGGTGTGGCTCGCCGACTCGATGGAGCCGCCGGCGTGCTGGAGGCTGCCGGGGTCCTCTTCGAGGTGCGCGCGGGTGATCCCGATGGTGCGCGGGTCGCCGTCGACGCGGACCTCCAGTTCGCCCTCGGCGCAGATCGGCGCGTCGTACTGGGTGAGCTGGAAGTTCTTCGGGAGGTCGGGGTAGTAGTAGTTCTTCCGGTGGAACGTGGTCGTCTCGGGGATGTCGGCGTCGATCGCCTTCCCGACCTTCACGGCGGCCTCGACGGCGGCCTCGTTGAGGACGGGGAGCGCGCCCGGCAGCCCGAGGCAGGTCGGGCAGGTGCGCGTGTTCGGCGCCTCGTCCTCGGCGGGCTCCGTCGAGCAGCCGCAGAAGATCTTCGTGTCGGTCTCGAGCTGGACGTGGACCTCCAGCCCGATCACGACTGTCCGGTCCGCCGTCGCGGCCTGCGTGCTCATTACCGGAGCGTTGTGAGCGGGCCGCCTAAATCGTGTCGGGACCGTCGCCGCCGACGCGGACCGGTCGGCCGCGGTCGCGACGCCGCGAGGCACCGCCGCTATCGATTCCGAAAACGCGGAGGGAACGATTATGTGGGGGACGTTCGTAGCAGAGCCGATGACCGACGCGACGAGCCGGGAGGGTACCGAGCCGAACGGGGGCGGCGAGTCGACCGTCTCCCCGGCCCGGCGACGAGAGGCGAGAGGGCCGCGGCCGAGATGACGGCCGCCGACCGCCCCCGCCGCGGACGACCGCGACGCACGCCCCCAACAGATGCCCGGTGAGTCGACCCTTCACCTCGGGGAGCCGGTCGACGCCGCGTGGGGGGCCCTCCCGGAGGGGACCCGGACGGTCCCGCACGGCGGCCGGGAGAGCGACGGCGACGGCGTCGGGTGCCCGGACGCGGTGATCGTCCGGCTGCGCGACGGGGCGGCGGGCGAGCGCGGCCGCGCCGTGCGGGACCGCCTGCGGGCGGTCCGCGACCGCTACCCCGACGCGACGACGCTCGCGTACACCGTCGAAGACGACCCGGACGCGGCGATCGACGCGAGCCGGATCGGGGTCGAGTACGCCTCCGGGCGCCGGCTGGCGGCCGACGGCGAGACGCTCGCGGACCGCCTCGGCGCCGGGAGCGAGGACCGTCGACCCGACGACACGCTGCGTCGGGAGCGCGAGGCCGCCCTGGAACCGTTCATTCGGATCGTCTCGGACCGGACCACCGACCTCGACGAGAAGCTCGACGAGCTGTTGGCGCTGGGCCGCGACCGGCTCGACCTCTCCATCGGCTACTCCTCGCGGGTCGAGGGCGACCGCATCGAACTCCGACAGTACAGCGACGGGACCGGGACGGTGGCGTCGCTCGCCGAGGACGCGCTCGACGACGACGGGACGCTGCCGCTGGACCTGACCTACTGCAAGCGGACGGTCCGGAGCGACGACGTGGTCGCGTTCACCGACCCCGAGGCCGCGGGCCTCGGCGACGACCCGTCCTACGAGGCGTTCGGCTTCGGCAGCTACGTCGGCGGCCGTGTCGTCGTCGACGGCGAGACGTTCGGGACGCTCTGTTTCCTCGACCCGGAGCGACGCGACCGACCGTTCGACGAGCGCGAGCGGCTGTTCGTCGAGCTGCTCGCAGACTGGCTGGGGCGGGCGCTCGAACGGCGGGTCGCCCGCGAGGAGCGCGAGGCGGCCGTCGACCGATTCGAGGAGACCCTCGAACGGATCGACGACGCCTTCTTCGCGCTCGACGACGACTGGCGGTTCACCTACGTCAACGAGCGGGCCGCGGCGCTGTTAGAGCGCGAGCCGGACGAGCTGCTCGGCGCCGACGTCTGGGCGGAGTTCCCGGCGGCGATAGGCGAGGAGTACGAGACGAACTACCGGCGGGCGATGGAGACGCAGGAGTCCGTCTCCTTCGAGAGCTACTACGAGCCGCTGGACCTGTGGACCGAGGTGACCGCGTATCCCTCGCCCGACGGGCTCTCCGTGTTCTTCGCGGACATCACGGACCGGAAGCGCCGCGAGCGGATCCTCGAACGGCTCCTCGGCACCGTGGAGGGCATCCAGCGGGCCGACGGGAGGGAGGCCGTCGCGGACCGGCTGATCGAGGCCGCCGACGAGGTGCTGGGCTACGAGATCAGCGGCGTGCGGCTGTACGACGCCGACGCGGACCGGCTCCGGCTGGTCGCGACGAGCGACGGGGTCGGCGACCGGTTCGCCGACAGCCGCGGGCCGCGTCGTCCCGGCGAGGGGTTCACCGGCGGGGTGTTCGAGGCGGGCGACCCGCGGGTGATGGACGACATCGAGGCGCTCGGCGACGGGCGCTCGTACCACGGGATGCGCTCCGTCGCGGCGGTCCCGCTCGGCGCTCACGGCGTGGTCATCGTCGGCGCCGTCGAACCGGACGCCTTCGGCGAGGACGACGTCGCCGTGCTCGAACTGCTGGCGACGAACGCGGTCGCGGCGATGGACGCCGCGGACCGCCGCCGCCGGCTCCGGACCTACGAGGACGCGCTGAAGAACGTCGACGACATGGTGTGCGTGCTCGACGGCGACGGCGCCGTCACGTACGCCACCGCGCCGTTCGTCGCGTGGTTCGGGGCCGACGACCGCGACGAGGTCGTCGGGGAGCGGCTCGACGCGCTCGTCGACGCGGCCGACGCGCCGCTGGTGGCCGACGCGGTCGGGGCGCTCACCGACTCGACGGCCGACGCCGGCGGGGGTCCCGAGCCGGCCCGGACGATCGAACTGACCGCCGAGCGCGAGGGCGACCCGCGGCCGCGGCACGGCCAGTTGCGGCTGTCGCGGCTCTCCGACCACGGGGGCGGCGTCGTCGGGTCGCTGAGCGACACGACGGACCTCCGGCGGACGCAGACCGAGCTGTCGACGGAGCGTGACCGCTTCCGGCGGCTGTTCGACCGGATCCCCGACCCGGTGATGGAGGTCGTCTTGGAGGACGACGAGACGGTGATAGACGGGGTCAACCCCGCGTTCGAGCAGCAGTTCGGCGCGGACGAGGCGTCGCTCCGCGGCCGGACGATCGGCGCGTTGGACATCCAGGACGACCGGCTGGGGGACAGCGATCGCGGCGGCGACGAGGAGGCGGACCTCGACGCGATGGTCCGCGAGCGCGGGTTCGCGACGCGCGAGGTCCGCCGGCAGACCGTGGACGGCCCGCGGGAGTTCCTCTTCCGCGGGTTCAGCTACGAGACGGAGGGGACCCGTCGGGCGTTCGGGATCTACACGGACATCACCGACCGGAAGCGCCGCGAGCGGTACGTGCGGATCGTCAACCGGATCCTCAGACACAACGTCCGGAACGAGCTGAACGTCGTGTTCGGCTTCGCCGGCGAGATCGCCGACCGCAGCGACGACGAGCAGGTCAGCGACTTCGCGGAGCGGATCGAGGCCACGGGCAAGCGGCTGGCGGGCGTCGCCGACGGCGCCACCACGCTCCGCCGCGTCGTGGAGGAGGGGTACGTGACCGACCCGGACGCGGTCGACGTGGCCGAGGTCGTCGAGGCGGTCGCGTCGAAGCACGCGGCCGAGCGGCCCGACGCGCGGATCACCACCGACGTGCCGGCTGGGACCGCGGTGCGGGGCGACGACCGCCTCTCGGTCGCGGTCGACCACCTCGTGGAGAACGCCGTCGAGCACGGCGGGGACGCCCCGCGCGTCGCGGTGACCGCCGAGCGCGACCCGGACGACGGCGTCGTGGCAGTGCGCGTCGCCGACGACGGCCCCGGGATCGCGGCCGCGGTCCGGGACGTGATCACCGGCGACAGCGAGGTGACGCAGCTACAGCACAACACCGGCGTCGGGCTGTGGATCGCCGCCTGGGTCGTGGAGGCGTACGGCGGCGAGATCCGGTTCGGCCCCGGGCTCGACGGCGAGGGGACGACGGTGACGCTCGTGCTCCCGGCGGCGGAGCGGAGCGGTCCCGGGCTCGACGGCGGGGACGAGCGGTAGCCGCCCTCCGCGTTCCGACCCGTTTATTGTCGGCGGCGGTCCGTCTCCGTGTATGACCGACGACGACCGACGACGCGAGCTGATCGCCGCGCTCACCGCGGCCGACGCCGTCCGGTTCGGCGAGTTCGAGCTGTCCCACGGCGGCACGAGCGACTACTACGTCGACAAGTACCTCTTCGAGACCGACCCGGACGCCCTGACGCTCGTCGCCGAGGCGTTCGCCGACCGGCTCGCCGAGACGGACGCGAAGCTGGCGGGCGTCGCGCTCGGCGCGGTCCCGCTGGTGGCCGTCACGGCCGCGGAGCTCGGCCGCCCGTACGTCATCGCGCGCAAGCAGGCGAAGGAGTACGGGACGGGCAACCGGATCGAGGGCCGGCTCGACGACGGCGAAGAGGTCGTCGTGATCGAGGACATCGCCACGACGGGGCAGTCCGCGGTCGACGCGGTGGAGGCGCTCCGCGAGGCGGGCGCGACCGTGGACCGCGTGCTGGTCGTCGTCGACCGCGAGGAGGGCGCCGCGGAGCTGCTCGAAGAACACGACGCGGAGCTGGAGTCGCTGCTCACGGCGACGGAGCTGCTGGCGGAGCGGGACGCGGAGTAACCTAGGCGCCGCGGCGCCGAGGCGCCTCAGGCCTCCGGCGGCTCGACCGTCGGCACCGCGACGCGGTCGAGCACGTCGGCGATCACGTCGCGCTCGTCGACGTCGTTGACGGCGGCGTCGGGCGTCAACACGAGCCGGTGGGCGAGCGTCGGCTCCGCGACCCGCTTCACGTCGTCCGGCGTGACGAACTCGCGGCCGGCGAGGACGGCGGCCGCGCGGGCGGTCTCGAAGAGCCGCTGGGTGCCGCGGGGGGAGACGCCAGCCTCGACGCGGCGGTCCTCGCGGGTCGCCCGCGCGAGCGCCGCCGCGTAGCGCAGCAGGTCGTCCTCGACGCGGACCGACTCGGGGACCTCCCGCAGCGCCGCCACGGCGTCGGGGTCGAGCACGCGGTCGACGGTCGGCGACTGCTCGACGCGCCCGGCGCGGCGCCGGAGCAGCTCCAGCTCGCCGTCCTCGTCGGGGTAGCCGATGGAGGTCTTGATCGTGAAGCGGTCGAGCTGGGCCTCCGGCAGCGGGAACGCGCCCTCGCTCTCGACCGGGTTCTGGGTCGCGATGACGTAGAACGGGCTCGGCAGCTCGTGGGTGTCGCCGTCGACGGTCACCTGGCCCTCCTCCATCGCCTCCAGCAGCGCCGCCTGCGTCTTCGGCGGTGCGCGGTTGATCTCGTCGGCGAGGACGACGTTCGCGAAGATCGGCCCCGGCGAGAACGAGAAGGAGCCGTCGCGCTCGTCGAACACGTTGGTGCCGGTGACGTCGGCCGGGAGGAGGTCGGGGGTGAACTGGATCCGGGAGAACTCCAGGCCGAGCGCGGTCGCGAACGAGCGCGCAGAGAGGGTCTTGCCGGTGCCGGGCACGTCCTCCAGGAGGACGTGGCCGCGGGCGAGGATGCCGAGCGTGACGCGGTCGAGGAACTCGCGGTCGGCGACGACGGCGCCGCCGACCTCGTCGACGACGCGGGAGCAGGCGTCGGCCGCTTCGGGGACGTCCATACCGACCGCACGGGAGCCGGGCCGAAAAGCGTTGCCGGAACCGGAGACCGCGGGGGGACGGGGACGCCAGGACCCCGGCGCGGTCGGCGGCGATCGGGGCACCGCGCCGCGGGCGCGATCGAAACGCATAACAGCGGAACCGGCCAACCGGAGAGTGAGCCGAGGTAGCCTAGCCTGGCCAAGGCGGTAGATTCGAAATCTACTGTCCATTCGGACACCGGAGTTCAAATCTCCGCCTCGGCGCTTCTCTCAGCCCAATTCGGCGAGCGACGGCGCCGTCACCTCAGAACCGAGCGGGACCGAGCGACCGCGCTACGCGGTCTCCGTCGACCGCGCTACGCGATCAGCGCCGCCGCGAGGAACATTCCGCCGGCGGCCGCGGGCGGGATGGTGAGGTTGTCGTCGACGGCGACGCCGCGGATGAGCGGCGGGAGTCCGTCGGCGATCGCGGCGGGGATCGCGCCGGCGAGCGCGACGATCACGCCGGGGTCGGGCCCGAACTCGGGGATCGCGTACGGGACGGCGATCCCGAAGCAGACGAACACCATCGCCGCCACCACCGAGAGGCGCTTCGGCTCCGTCGCCGCGTTCTCGCCGAGGCCGCCGCTTATCGGGTCGCCGACCGAGAGCATCCACATCGCGGGCACGGCGAACACCGGCGCGAAGAGGAACGCGGTGCCCGCCATGCTCACCTGGTACAGCGCGTAGCCGGCGACGCTGTCGGACTCGTACTCCCTGACCAAGGCGTCGTACAGCGGGTCGAGCGGGCCGACCGACCCCGAGAGTCGGAGCGTTTCGAGGACGGCCGCGACGGCGACGCTCACGAGGAGCAGCCGGCCGGTCGTCCGCCACGAGATCCAGCCCAGCAGGTACGGGACCGGGTAGAGGGTGCCGCTCGCGTGGACCAGCCGCCGCTCGAACTCCACGCGCTCGCGCCACGCCGCGGCCGGGAGCGTCACGCCCTCAGTTCCCCGCGGTCTCGATGTCGGTGTCGACCGCGTCGTACCGGTCCGCGACAGCGGCGAACGGCTCGCCCTCGCGCAGCGCGGTCAGCTCGTTGGCGAGGTCCGCGACGGGGATCCGGACCTGCGCCGCGGAGTCGCGCTCGCGGAGCGTGACGGTGTCGGGGCCGTCGCCCTCGATGCCGTCGCGGTCGACCGTGACGCAGAACGGCGTGCCGACCTCGTCCTGCCGCCGGTACCGGCGGCCGATCGAGCCGGAGTCGTCGTACGCGACCGCGAGCCCCGCCGCGCGGAGGTCGGCCGCGACCTCGTCGGCGAGCGCCGTGAGGCGGTCGTCGTTGGTGACGAGTGGGAAGACCGCGGCGTCCTGCGGCGCGACCTCGGGCGCTAAGGAGAGGTACGTCCGCTCCTCCCCGTCGACCTCGTCGGTCTCGTAGGCGTGCGCGAGCAGCGTCTGGACGGTCCGCCCGACGCCGAACGACGGCTCGACGACGTGGGGCGTGATGTGCTCGCCGCTCTCGGTCACCTCCTCGACCGAGAAGTCCGCGACGTCGGCGTCGACCTCGCGCGGTTCGCCGTCCACGTCGACGGTCACCGTCTCGCCGTCGAAGGCGTCGGGGTCGCGCTCGGCGAGCGCCTCCAGCGCCTCGGCGACCGCGGCGGCGTCGCCGCCGAACTCGGGCCCCAGCACGGACATGTCGGGGTCGACCGTCGCGCGCTCGACCGTCTTCGGCTCGTCGTAGCGCTTGAAGACGGTGAACGCGTCGTCGCCGTACTCGTCGTGCTTCGAGAGGTCGTAGTCGCCGCGGTACGCGAAGCCGGCGATCTCGATCCAGTCGCCGTCGACCTCGCTCTCCGCGTCCCAGCAGTCGGCCGCGTAGTGGGCGCGCTCGCCCGCGAGGTGCTGGCGGAACCGGAAGCGGTCGAGGTCGACGCCGACGCGCTCGTACCACTCCTGGGCGACGCCGAGGTAGTAGCCGACCCACGGGGAGCCGATGACGCCCTCGTCGACCGCCTCGCCGACCGTCGTGTCGAGGTAGTCGCCGTCGTCCGCCTCCTGCTCGCTTGCCGGGTACAGCCGGACCTCCACGTCGCGGACGCGGTCGAGCGGCGGCTCGTCCTCCTCGGGGTCGATGAACTGCTCTAACTCGGCCTGCGTGAACTCGCGGAGCCGGAGGAGCCCGCCGCGCGGCGAGATCTCGTTGCGGTAGGCGGGGCCGATCTGGGTGATGCCGAACGGGAGGTTCCCGCGGGCGTACTCCTTCAGCCGCGGGAACTCGACGAAGATCCCCTGCGCGGTCTCCGGGCGGAGGTAGCCGGGCTGGGCGTCGCCGGGACCGATGTCGGTCGCGAACATGAGGTTGAACGCCTCGACCGGCTGGCCGGCGAGCTCGGTGCCGCAGGCCGGGCAGGCGATGCCGGCGTCGGCGATCAGCTCGGCGACCTCCTCGCCGGGGAGCGCCTCGGCGTCCTCGACGTCGGTGGCGTCCTCGACGAGGTGGTCGGCGCGGTGGGACTCGCCGCACTCGGGGCACTCGACGAGCATGTCGTCGAACCCCTCCAGGTGGCCGGAGGCCTCGAAGACGGCCTCTGGCATCACCGTCGGCGCCTCGATCTCGCGGTTCCCCTCGCGGATGGTGAACCGGTCGCGCCACGCGTCCTCGACGTTCCGCTTGAGGGCGGCGCCCTGCGGGCCAAACGTGTAGAAGCCGGCGGTGCCGCCGTACGCGCCGTTCGAGCCGAAGAAGAACCCGCGGCGCTTCGCGAGTTCGGCGAGCGCGTCCGCGGCCATCTACAGCCCCTCCAGCAGGTCCACGTCCCGGACGATCCCGTCGAGGTCCGTGCCGGAGACGAGCGGGACCTGCTCGATGTCGTTGCTGATGAGCTCCTGGGCGACCTCCCGGGCCGTCCGCGTGGCGTTGACCGTGATCAGGTCCTCGGTCATGAAGTGGCGGACCGCCTCGGCCGGGATCTCGACGTTCCGGGTGGGGAGGTAGCGCGCGCCGGTCGCCTTGATCCCCTCCCAGGACCACTCGGAGTCCTCCTCGGCGATCGAGTCGCCGGTGCTCGCCTCCCCCTCGACCACGCGGGCGACCTCGAGGATGTCGACCTCGGTGAGCATCCCCGCGACCGCGGCCTCGTCGTCGAGGACGACCGCGTACGGGACCCCGGAGAGCCCGATCTCGCGCTCGGCGACCGGCAGCGGCGTGCCGGCGTGGGTCGCGTTGACCGCGCGCGTCGCGAGCTCGCCGACCTGGGTCTCCCCGTCGACCTCGCCGCGGGCGATCGCCCGCACCACGTCGGTGACGGTGAGGATGCCGACGAGCTCGTCGCCGTCGACGACGGGGAGGCGCCGGGACTCCTCCGCGACCATCGTCCGGGCGGCCTCGACCATGTCGTCGTCGGCCGCGACGGTCGGCACCTCGCGCATCAGCAGCGCGAGCTGGTCCTCGTCCGGCTGCTCGATCAGGTCGTCGCGCGTGACGAGCCCGCGGTACACCTCGTCGCCGTCGACGTCTTTCACGACCGGCACCGATGAGAAGCCGTGCTCCTGGATGTACTCCAACACGTCGTTGCGGCTCCCGGGGATCTCGACGACGACGAGCTCCGACCGGGGCGTCATGGCGTCTGCGACGTTCATGCCCGTCATTCAGCGTGACACCTCTTGTATACTGCGAAGGTGGGCGGAGACGGACCGCGTGGCGCACAGCGGAAAGGCCGGCCGCGCGGAGACGCGCAGAGCCGGAATCCCGGCGCGGAAGCCCCCGGCGCGGGAGCCCCCGGTGAGCCGATGAGAAACTCGACACGTTCGAGCACATCGTCGGCCGAGGGGCCGGGTATCGGGAGATACGTCGGCCGGCGGTCCCGGGAAACTCGGATCTGACGGCGGATTCCGGTCGGGTTCGCAACTCTTATACGTACTGTGAACTATTCACAACCATGTCACGGAGTTCCACTCCTTGGGACGACCCGGACCCCGACCGCCGTCGGACGGCGCTGCCGACGGACCCGGCGCTCGACGCCGCCGAGGCGCCGGACGTGATGGCGTCCATCGACTCCTCGTCGTCGCGACCGGAGCTCGTCATCGCGGACGTCTCGCGGGAGGACGCGTGGGTGTCGGTCGACGAGACCGACGCGACCGTCCTCGAAGAGTGGTGTTGAGCGCGTAGCGGCCGCGGACGCCGCCGGCGCCGGACCCTTTTCGCAGTTCGTCTACCCCTACCGGAGCCCCCGCGCCGCCTCCCAGCCGCGGATCAGCGACCCGACGGTCCGGCACGTCGGAACCGCCACGGCGTGACGCTCCGCTCGGTCGGCGATCGCCCCGTAGACGGCGTCGACCTCGGTCCGGCGGCCGTTCGCCACGTCCTCGCACATCGACGACCGGTTCGCGGCGGTGCGATCGGCGACGCGCTCGACGGCCGCGACCGCCCGGTCGTCGGCGAGGTCGACCCCGACCGCCCGGGCCGTCGCGGCCGTCTCGCGGGCGGCCTCGCGGGCGACCTCGCCCGCCGGGCCGTCCAGCGTCGGCCCGTTCTCGGTCCGCGCGAGCGCGGAGGGGCCGTTGATCCCGGCGTTGACCGCGAGCTTCTCGAAGCGGCGGACCGGCATGTCCTCGGCGACGACCGCCTCGATCCCGGCCGCCTCGAAGGCCGCGCCGACCCGCGCGGCCGCCGGGCTCGGGCCCCCGGAGAGCGCGCCGACCACCACCTCGCCGACGCCGGTACAGGTGACCCGGCCCGGCTCCGCGAACCGGGCGCCGTAGGTCGCGGTGCCGGCGAGGACCGTCGCGTCGAGCGCGGCGACCAGTCGCTCCTCGGTGAGCCCGTTCTGGAGCGAGCAGACCGCCTCGTACTCCCCCGTGGCGAGCGCCCGGGCGGCCGCGTCGGTGTCGTACGCCTTCGTCGTGACGAGGGCGAGGTCGGCGGCGCGGTGCCGCCCGTCGGTGAGCGCGCGAGGGGCGACGCGGGCGTCGATCTCGCCGTCGATCCGGAGGCCGTCCTCCCGGATCGTCCGCATGTGCGGGTCGCGGCCGACGAGCGTCACGTCGTGTTCGCGCGCCAGCAGCCCGCCCACGAGGCTCCCGAGCGCGCCGGCGCCGTAGACGAGCACCTCCATACCGACGGCGACGGGCGCCGGCTGAATAGTGGTGACGGTGGGGCGGGTCGGTGCCGACCGCGCCGTCCGCCTCAGCCCTTCAGCCCGCTGCCGGTCAGCGGCACGACCACGTCCTCGTCGGGATCGATCTCCCCGCGGTCGCGGAGGGTCCGCAGCGCGGCGGGCGCGACCGCGCAGGTCGGCTCCGTGTAGAACCCGGCGGCGTGGAGCCGGTCGAGTTCGCGGGTCGCGGCCGCCTCGGTGACCGCGACCGCGTCGCCGTCCGTCGCGTCGACGGCAGACAGGATCTCGCGGTCCCGGACCGGCTCGGCGATCTGGATCCCGTCGGCCGCGGCGTTGACGACGCCCTCCGGATCGGCGGCATCCGGGCCGTGGAGCGCCCGGACGATGGGCGCGACGCCGGCCGCCTGCGCGCCGTAGAGCCGGGGGACGGAGTCGGTCCAGCCGGCCCGTTCGAGCCGCCGGAACCCGCGGTAGGCGCCGAGGAACAGCGTCCCGTGGCCGAGCGGCGTCACGACCGCGTCGGGGGCGTCCCAGCCGCTCTGGTACGCGATCTCGTACGCGACCGTGGCGGTTCCCTCGAAGAACGCCGGGTTCCAGGCGTGGCTGGCGTACCAGGCCGGGTCGTCGTCCCCGTCGGCGGCCGGGCCGCCGGCGTCGCCCGCGGGGTCGTCTCCGCTTCCGTCGAGCGCCGCGACGCACGCCTCGGTCACGTCCCGCCGACTCCCCTCGATCCGGACCGGCTCGGCGCCGGCGCGACGGATCGCCGCGAGCTTCGACTCCTTCGCGTCGGCGGGGACGTAGATCTCGGCCGCCATTCCGGCGCGGGCGGCGTAGGTCGCGACCGCGGCGCCGGCGTTGCCGGAGGAGTCCTCGACGACGCGCTCGACGCCCAGCTCGCGGGCCCGCGTCAGCGTCGTCGTCGCGCCGCGGTCCTTGAACGAGCCGGTCGGGAAGACGTACTCCAGCTTGAACGACGCGTTCCACGGCGCGGCGTCGCCGCCGTCCGCGTTCTCCGCGGATCCGCGGCCCCGGTCGGCGTCGACGAGCGGCGTCAGCCCCTCGCCCAGCGTCACCCGGTCAGCGGGGTCGTCGCCGACGGCGAGGAAGCCGTC includes the following:
- a CDS encoding PAS domain-containing protein, with product MPGESTLHLGEPVDAAWGALPEGTRTVPHGGRESDGDGVGCPDAVIVRLRDGAAGERGRAVRDRLRAVRDRYPDATTLAYTVEDDPDAAIDASRIGVEYASGRRLAADGETLADRLGAGSEDRRPDDTLRREREAALEPFIRIVSDRTTDLDEKLDELLALGRDRLDLSIGYSSRVEGDRIELRQYSDGTGTVASLAEDALDDDGTLPLDLTYCKRTVRSDDVVAFTDPEAAGLGDDPSYEAFGFGSYVGGRVVVDGETFGTLCFLDPERRDRPFDERERLFVELLADWLGRALERRVAREEREAAVDRFEETLERIDDAFFALDDDWRFTYVNERAAALLEREPDELLGADVWAEFPAAIGEEYETNYRRAMETQESVSFESYYEPLDLWTEVTAYPSPDGLSVFFADITDRKRRERILERLLGTVEGIQRADGREAVADRLIEAADEVLGYEISGVRLYDADADRLRLVATSDGVGDRFADSRGPRRPGEGFTGGVFEAGDPRVMDDIEALGDGRSYHGMRSVAAVPLGAHGVVIVGAVEPDAFGEDDVAVLELLATNAVAAMDAADRRRRLRTYEDALKNVDDMVCVLDGDGAVTYATAPFVAWFGADDRDEVVGERLDALVDAADAPLVADAVGALTDSTADAGGGPEPARTIELTAEREGDPRPRHGQLRLSRLSDHGGGVVGSLSDTTDLRRTQTELSTERDRFRRLFDRIPDPVMEVVLEDDETVIDGVNPAFEQQFGADEASLRGRTIGALDIQDDRLGDSDRGGDEEADLDAMVRERGFATREVRRQTVDGPREFLFRGFSYETEGTRRAFGIYTDITDRKRRERYVRIVNRILRHNVRNELNVVFGFAGEIADRSDDEQVSDFAERIEATGKRLAGVADGATTLRRVVEEGYVTDPDAVDVAEVVEAVASKHAAERPDARITTDVPAGTAVRGDDRLSVAVDHLVENAVEHGGDAPRVAVTAERDPDDGVVAVRVADDGPGIAAAVRDVITGDSEVTQLQHNTGVGLWIAAWVVEAYGGEIRFGPGLDGEGTTVTLVLPAAERSGPGLDGGDER
- the gatB gene encoding Asp-tRNA(Asn)/Glu-tRNA(Gln) amidotransferase subunit GatB — protein: MSTQAATADRTVVIGLEVHVQLETDTKIFCGCSTEPAEDEAPNTRTCPTCLGLPGALPVLNEAAVEAAVKVGKAIDADIPETTTFHRKNYYYPDLPKNFQLTQYDAPICAEGELEVRVDGDPRTIGITRAHLEEDPGSLQHAGGSIESASHTLVNYNRAGTPLMEIVTEPDFRSPAETRAFLAKLEEVLEYLGVFDPGRDGSLRVDANVSLVPAEHVADDGTIDADALDDVNRAEVKNISSHKGAEQALAYEVTRQENVLRRGREIEQETRHWDEDRGVTVGMRSKEAEKDYRYFREGDLPALEVADWKEQIAIPELPDARRERFRDEYGLDREAASKLTSTKAVADFFEDVASEFDPDLAATWVADNLLGELNYREMAITDVEGRLDEFTRLIELVAADELTVKNAEETVLREMLDEGDDPETIIEREDLGKAESGEVEAAVAAAIDENPDAVADYHDGDEGAINFLVGQVMQATGGSADPGQVNGLLREELDG
- a CDS encoding GNAT family N-acetyltransferase, producing the protein MTAEEARPDPPADVTVEPATPGDRLDVLRVLDAAMLSTDAATVDDRIDAGDALVARSARTGGVVGALVAVRPDPDRLHVDAVAVRRARRGEGIGAALVAAALDRGASDPAVAAVTATFDADLRGFYERLGFAVRPAGARGDAAEGAAGDDASGSSDRLAGRASVTGRERS
- the pyrE gene encoding orotate phosphoribosyltransferase translates to MTDDDRRRELIAALTAADAVRFGEFELSHGGTSDYYVDKYLFETDPDALTLVAEAFADRLAETDAKLAGVALGAVPLVAVTAAELGRPYVIARKQAKEYGTGNRIEGRLDDGEEVVVIEDIATTGQSAVDAVEALREAGATVDRVLVVVDREEGAAELLEEHDAELESLLTATELLAERDAE
- the samp2 gene encoding ubiquitin-like small modifier protein SAMP2, producing MDVTVEVVGEGTAEYSLAADATYDDLIREAGYHPQEASALVDGSPVPGDRVVDAPEVRVLRLIKGGTGASAPP